Proteins from a genomic interval of Vreelandella profundi:
- a CDS encoding TRAP transporter substrate-binding protein, translating to MKLSLSRCVLAATIAGLTVSSAQAETTLRMAHFWPGPSGVNEDVLQAWADTIAEESSGDLTIQMFPAGTLAKPDSIYEAAANGIADIGATAQGYTAGRFPLSQIVELPGVASTATQGACVLQTLFDDGHLDSEYADTRPLFMFTTGPGGIHTIDTDVQTPADLEGLRIRRPTAVAGEMLENMGASPVGMPAPDIYTSMQRGVIDGLSFPWEGLKGFRVNELVSYHTEVPFYTLIFVATMNQRAYDGLSPEQQAIIDNNSGMKWAEKAGEVFDRLDVEGKQQAVDAGHTIREIENPLEHPDWKEPLETGIENYLTQLEERGLDQARDVYQAALTASESCSAQ from the coding sequence ATGAAACTGTCCCTATCCCGGTGTGTGTTGGCAGCGACTATTGCTGGCCTTACCGTTAGTTCAGCACAAGCAGAAACCACGCTACGTATGGCGCACTTTTGGCCTGGCCCTTCAGGCGTTAATGAAGATGTTTTACAGGCATGGGCTGATACCATTGCCGAAGAGTCCAGTGGCGATCTAACGATTCAAATGTTTCCTGCCGGCACCTTAGCCAAACCCGATTCCATTTATGAGGCAGCCGCCAACGGTATTGCCGATATTGGCGCCACTGCCCAGGGCTATACTGCCGGCCGATTCCCTCTCTCTCAGATCGTTGAATTACCTGGGGTGGCGAGTACGGCAACGCAAGGTGCTTGCGTGCTGCAGACGCTTTTTGATGATGGCCATCTAGATAGCGAATACGCAGATACTCGCCCGTTATTCATGTTCACCACTGGTCCTGGTGGCATCCACACCATCGATACCGATGTGCAAACGCCTGCTGATCTCGAAGGACTGCGCATCCGCCGTCCCACTGCGGTGGCGGGCGAAATGCTGGAAAATATGGGTGCAAGCCCGGTGGGCATGCCAGCGCCAGATATCTATACCTCCATGCAACGCGGCGTGATTGATGGCCTGAGTTTCCCCTGGGAAGGCTTAAAAGGTTTTCGTGTTAATGAGCTAGTCAGCTATCACACCGAAGTTCCTTTCTATACGCTGATCTTTGTCGCCACCATGAATCAGCGTGCTTATGACGGCTTATCGCCCGAGCAGCAAGCGATCATCGACAATAACTCAGGCATGAAATGGGCTGAAAAAGCGGGTGAAGTGTTTGACCGTCTTGACGTAGAAGGCAAGCAACAAGCTGTCGATGCAGGCCATACCATTCGTGAAATTGAAAATCCGCTTGAGCATCCTGACTGGAAAGAACCGCTCGAAACCGGGATTGAAAACTACCTGACGCAGCTTGAAGAGCGCGGTCTGGATCAGGCACGTGACGTCTATCAGGCAGCGTTAACGGCCAGCGAGTCTTGTAGCGCCCAATAG
- the pcaG gene encoding protocatechuate 3,4-dioxygenase subunit alpha, with product MNQPNSQPTSDLMLRETASQTAGPYVHIGLALASAGNPVRDEEIWNEMVKPDAEGEHIELVGTVIDGNGDLVRDAFIEAWQADANGTYQADYDLSKPFNSFGRTATTFDHGSEWSLTTIKPGAVKHPNGQWMAPHINLTIFARGVNVHLQTRLYFEDETEANNKCPVLSRIESPVRRQTLIAKHEEVDGKVRYRLDICLQGKGETVFFDF from the coding sequence ATGAATCAGCCTAACAGCCAGCCGACCAGCGATCTGATGCTACGTGAAACCGCCTCACAAACCGCTGGCCCCTACGTGCATATTGGCCTGGCCCTCGCCTCAGCGGGCAACCCCGTGCGGGATGAAGAGATCTGGAACGAGATGGTCAAGCCCGACGCCGAGGGCGAGCATATTGAGCTCGTCGGTACCGTGATTGACGGCAATGGCGATTTAGTGCGCGATGCATTTATAGAAGCATGGCAAGCCGATGCTAACGGCACCTACCAGGCCGATTATGATCTCAGCAAGCCGTTCAATAGCTTTGGGCGCACCGCGACCACCTTTGACCATGGCAGCGAGTGGTCACTCACCACGATCAAACCCGGTGCGGTGAAGCACCCCAACGGCCAATGGATGGCGCCGCATATTAACCTGACGATCTTTGCCCGGGGCGTCAATGTCCACCTCCAGACACGCCTCTATTTTGAAGATGAGACCGAAGCTAATAATAAGTGCCCGGTGCTTTCACGTATCGAATCTCCAGTGCGCCGGCAAACGCTGATCGCCAAGCATGAAGAGGTTGATGGCAAGGTACGTTATCGTTTGGATATCTGCCTGCAGGGCAAAGGCGAGACGGTGTTTTTTGATTTCTAG
- the pcaH gene encoding protocatechuate 3,4-dioxygenase subunit beta: protein MTHDNNKRFVARDRSWHPPAYAPGYKTSVARSPQQALVSMQQPTASELTGPDFSHLRMGPHDNDLLLNFRQDASLGGLPQGERVMMFGRVVDQFGKPVPHTLVEMWQANAGGRYRHKNDKYLAPLDPNFGGVGRCLTDDKGFYRFRTVKPGPYPWPNDMNSWRPAHIHVSVTGPSISTRLITQMYFEGDPLIPFCPIVHTLKDPLAVETMIGRLDMAHSKPMDFLAYRFDVVVRGELQTFFENQ from the coding sequence ATGACCCATGACAATAATAAGCGCTTTGTAGCGCGCGACCGCAGTTGGCATCCGCCCGCCTATGCACCGGGCTATAAAACCTCGGTGGCGCGCTCGCCCCAGCAGGCGCTGGTGAGTATGCAGCAGCCAACGGCATCGGAGCTGACCGGCCCGGATTTTAGTCACCTGCGCATGGGGCCACACGATAACGACCTGCTGCTGAACTTTCGCCAGGATGCGAGCCTGGGCGGGCTCCCCCAGGGCGAACGAGTTATGATGTTTGGCCGAGTGGTGGATCAGTTTGGCAAGCCCGTACCGCACACCCTGGTGGAAATGTGGCAAGCCAATGCGGGCGGGCGTTATCGGCATAAAAACGATAAGTATTTAGCACCGCTGGATCCTAATTTCGGCGGTGTAGGGCGCTGCCTGACCGATGATAAGGGTTTTTATCGCTTCCGTACCGTCAAGCCTGGCCCCTACCCGTGGCCCAACGATATGAACAGCTGGCGGCCTGCCCATATCCACGTATCGGTGACCGGCCCCTCGATCTCTACTCGATTAATCACGCAGATGTATTTTGAGGGCGACCCGCTTATTCCTTTTTGCCCCATCGTACATACGCTGAAAGACCCTCTTGCGGTTGAGACGATGATTGGACGGCTTGATATGGCCCATAGCAAGCCGATGGACTTCCTCGCCTATCGTTTTGACGTGGTCGTGCGCGGTGAGCTGCAGACCTTCTTCGAAAATCAATAG
- a CDS encoding alpha/beta fold hydrolase produces the protein MAFHTINGRSVAYRLLGSEANPLVVLAHPLGMSQAVWDDVIPALLPSYRVLTWDLPGHGASQAVSGEQITPADLAAEALALVELAGAVRFHFAGTSIGGVVGQQLIAEHSDRLLSATLTNTGAVIGNPDLWNTRAGRVRQESLAAMSQEIVPRWFAPAAFEAAPALKAGWCVQMGRGDDESYAQLCEMLGRDTFTGKLSGKHLPHKVVPNKVKVQLLGGSEDLATPPATLEALAAELDGAPLDIFDGVGHVPSVEAPALFAEKLLAILAVDLGDVANQGVAYATGLQTRKQVLGEEHVARSTANANSLDASFQQMITRLAWGELWSNDDLTRRERSMITTGILAALGREELTLHLKTAKRIGLTEAELRQVLMHVAIYGGVPAANHAFALAKELGWGE, from the coding sequence ATGGCATTTCACACGATCAATGGTCGCAGCGTGGCCTACCGGCTGCTCGGGTCAGAGGCCAATCCACTCGTGGTGCTGGCGCATCCGCTGGGCATGAGCCAGGCGGTATGGGATGACGTTATTCCTGCGCTACTGCCTAGCTATCGAGTGCTCACCTGGGATCTACCCGGCCATGGCGCCAGCCAAGCCGTAAGCGGTGAGCAGATCACGCCCGCTGACCTCGCCGCAGAGGCGCTTGCGCTGGTGGAGCTTGCAGGTGCTGTACGCTTTCACTTCGCAGGCACCTCCATTGGCGGCGTCGTCGGCCAGCAGTTGATTGCAGAGCATAGCGATCGCCTACTTTCCGCTACGCTGACCAACACCGGCGCGGTGATCGGTAACCCGGATCTCTGGAACACGCGTGCAGGTCGTGTGCGTCAGGAAAGCTTGGCGGCGATGTCTCAAGAGATTGTGCCGCGCTGGTTTGCTCCGGCGGCGTTTGAGGCTGCTCCCGCGCTGAAAGCGGGCTGGTGTGTTCAGATGGGCCGTGGTGATGATGAGTCCTACGCCCAGCTGTGCGAAATGCTGGGCCGCGATACGTTCACTGGAAAGCTTTCAGGTAAGCACCTCCCTCATAAGGTCGTCCCTAATAAAGTCAAAGTACAGCTGTTGGGTGGCAGTGAAGACCTTGCCACGCCGCCCGCGACGCTGGAAGCACTTGCTGCTGAACTCGATGGTGCACCGCTGGACATTTTTGACGGCGTGGGGCACGTGCCCTCAGTAGAAGCACCGGCGCTCTTTGCCGAGAAACTGCTCGCGATTTTAGCCGTTGATTTAGGCGACGTGGCGAACCAAGGCGTGGCTTACGCCACTGGCCTGCAGACGCGCAAGCAGGTGTTAGGCGAGGAGCACGTGGCGCGCTCCACCGCTAACGCTAACAGTTTAGATGCCTCTTTTCAGCAGATGATTACCCGCTTGGCCTGGGGCGAGCTGTGGAGCAACGACGACTTAACACGCCGTGAGCGCAGCATGATTACCACCGGCATTTTGGCTGCGCTTGGCCGTGAAGAGCTCACGCTGCACTTAAAAACAGCTAAACGAATTGGGCTAACCGAAGCCGAGCTGCGCCAGGTATTGATGCATGTTGCGATTTACGGCGGTGTACCTGCGGCTAACCACGCCTTTGCGCTCGCTAAAGAGCTGGGCTGGGGCGAGTAA
- the pcaF gene encoding 3-oxoadipyl-CoA thiolase produces the protein MTNVYLCHPRRTAVGRFGGTLASVRPDDFAATIFKAVLAEAPSLDPAAIEEVFMGCANQAGEDNRNVARMASLLAGLPTSVPGTTMNRLCGSGMDAVGTAFRAIKAGEMALALAGGVESMSRAPFVMGKADRAFSRSQKMEDTTIGWRFINPLMKKAYGVDSMPETAENVAEQFNISREDQDAFALRSQQKAAAAQKAGRFVQEITAIEIPRRKQAPLIFDQDEHLRETTLEKLAGLPTPFREGGSVTAGNASGVNDGAAAMLVASEEAVKQHGLQPMAKIIGMATAGVEPRIMGYGPVPAVQKLLKRTGVSIDEIDVFEFNEAFAAQALACMRDLGLQDDDPRVNPNGGAIALGHPLGMSGARLLMTAAHELQNSGKRYALCTMCVGVGQGIATLIERV, from the coding sequence ATGACAAACGTTTATTTATGTCACCCACGACGTACCGCCGTAGGCCGCTTTGGCGGCACGCTGGCAAGCGTGCGTCCGGACGATTTCGCGGCCACCATTTTTAAAGCCGTCCTGGCAGAAGCACCGAGTCTTGATCCCGCGGCGATTGAAGAAGTCTTTATGGGCTGTGCTAATCAGGCCGGTGAAGATAACCGCAACGTGGCGCGTATGGCGTCGCTGCTGGCGGGTCTTCCTACTTCGGTTCCCGGCACGACCATGAATCGCCTGTGTGGCTCGGGGATGGACGCCGTGGGCACCGCCTTTCGCGCCATTAAAGCGGGCGAGATGGCGCTGGCGCTGGCCGGTGGCGTGGAGTCCATGTCGCGGGCGCCCTTTGTGATGGGTAAAGCCGATCGCGCCTTCTCTCGTAGCCAAAAAATGGAAGACACCACCATTGGCTGGCGCTTTATCAACCCGCTAATGAAGAAAGCTTACGGCGTTGACTCCATGCCGGAGACAGCAGAAAACGTCGCCGAGCAGTTCAATATCTCCCGGGAAGATCAGGATGCGTTTGCGCTGCGCTCCCAGCAGAAAGCCGCGGCTGCCCAAAAAGCCGGCCGGTTTGTTCAAGAGATTACGGCGATCGAGATTCCCCGCCGTAAGCAGGCGCCGCTGATCTTTGATCAGGACGAGCACCTGCGGGAAACCACGCTGGAAAAACTGGCAGGTTTGCCTACCCCCTTTCGTGAAGGCGGCAGCGTTACCGCAGGCAACGCGTCGGGCGTCAACGACGGTGCGGCGGCGATGCTGGTGGCCAGCGAAGAAGCGGTTAAACAGCACGGTCTTCAGCCGATGGCGAAAATTATCGGTATGGCCACCGCAGGCGTCGAGCCGCGTATTATGGGTTACGGGCCGGTACCCGCTGTACAGAAGCTGCTGAAACGCACCGGTGTTTCTATTGACGAGATCGATGTATTTGAATTTAACGAGGCGTTCGCCGCCCAGGCACTGGCCTGCATGCGCGATTTGGGCTTGCAAGACGACGACCCTCGCGTGAATCCTAACGGCGGCGCGATCGCCCTGGGCCATCCACTGGGCATGTCCGGTGCACGTCTGTTAATGACGGCCGCGCATGAGCTGCAAAACAGCGGCAAACGCTACGCGCTGTGCACCATGTGTGTGGGTGTTGGCCAAGGTATCGCTACACTGATTGAGCGGGTTTAA
- a CDS encoding CoA-transferase subunit beta yields MRLEYTSSEMMSVTAARALENGMTCFVGIGLPSEAANLARLTHAPDVVLIYESGTLQTKPEILPLSIGDGELCESALTTVAVPEMFRYWLQGGKVNVGFLGTAQIDRFANLNTTLIGDYKAPKVRLPGGGGAPEIATNAGEVFITLKHSRRAFVKDVDFVTTLGFGRDGKGRDNVPNIGKGPTRVITDLCVMKPDPETKELVVVSLHPGINRSDVMDATGWEVRFAEQLESTPEPSEKELEILRELKARTERAHAGE; encoded by the coding sequence ATGCGCCTTGAATATACCTCTTCTGAAATGATGTCCGTTACCGCCGCGCGGGCGCTTGAAAATGGCATGACATGCTTTGTGGGCATCGGCTTGCCTTCTGAGGCCGCCAACTTGGCGCGGCTGACCCACGCGCCTGACGTGGTGCTGATCTATGAGTCTGGCACGCTACAAACCAAGCCTGAGATTCTGCCGCTTTCGATCGGCGATGGCGAGCTGTGTGAGTCCGCGCTGACCACCGTGGCGGTGCCGGAAATGTTCCGCTACTGGCTGCAGGGTGGAAAGGTCAATGTCGGCTTTTTAGGCACCGCGCAAATCGACCGCTTTGCTAACCTTAACACCACGCTGATCGGTGATTACAAAGCGCCCAAGGTTCGCCTGCCGGGCGGCGGCGGCGCGCCCGAAATTGCCACTAACGCAGGCGAAGTATTTATTACGCTTAAGCACAGCAGGCGGGCATTTGTTAAAGACGTAGATTTTGTCACCACTCTCGGCTTTGGCCGCGACGGCAAAGGGCGCGATAACGTCCCCAATATTGGCAAAGGCCCCACCCGTGTGATTACCGACCTGTGCGTGATGAAACCCGACCCGGAGACGAAAGAGCTGGTGGTGGTGTCGCTGCATCCCGGTATTAATCGTAGCGACGTGATGGATGCGACGGGGTGGGAAGTGCGCTTTGCTGAGCAGCTTGAAAGCACGCCTGAGCCCAGCGAGAAAGAACTTGAGATCCTGCGCGAGCTGAAAGCCCGCACCGAACGCGCCCACGCGGGCGAATAA
- a CDS encoding CoA transferase subunit A, with product MAEFLSLHDAVARYVQDGATVAMEGFTHLIPFAAGHEVIRQKKRELTLIRMTPDIIYDQLIGAGCAKKVIFSWGGNPGVGSLHRLRDAVEKGWPHKIDILEHSHAAMACAFEAGAAGLPLAVLRGYVGSELPSVNDQIKFIECPFTGERLAAVPSVRPDVSIIHAQRADRQGNVLVEGIVGVQKEAVLAAKHSIVTVEEIVDDLKSHPNACVIPGWAISAIAVAEKGALPSYTHGYYGRSNRFYKEWDAIARDRDTFTQWLDDNVFNVGDQA from the coding sequence ATGGCCGAGTTTCTCAGCTTGCATGACGCGGTAGCGCGCTACGTCCAAGACGGCGCCACCGTAGCTATGGAAGGCTTTACCCACCTCATCCCTTTTGCCGCGGGCCACGAAGTCATCCGCCAGAAAAAGCGTGAACTAACGCTAATTCGTATGACGCCCGATATTATCTACGATCAGTTGATTGGCGCGGGCTGCGCGAAAAAAGTGATTTTCTCTTGGGGGGGAAATCCCGGCGTGGGTTCGCTGCATCGCCTGCGCGATGCGGTTGAGAAAGGCTGGCCCCATAAGATCGACATTCTTGAGCATAGCCATGCGGCCATGGCCTGTGCTTTTGAGGCCGGTGCTGCAGGTTTGCCGCTGGCGGTGCTGCGCGGCTATGTGGGCAGCGAGTTGCCCAGTGTGAACGATCAAATCAAGTTCATTGAATGCCCGTTTACCGGTGAGCGGCTAGCCGCGGTGCCATCAGTGCGCCCGGACGTCTCGATCATTCACGCCCAGCGCGCCGACCGCCAAGGCAACGTGCTGGTGGAAGGGATTGTTGGCGTGCAGAAAGAAGCCGTGCTGGCGGCTAAACACAGCATCGTGACCGTAGAAGAAATCGTCGATGACCTGAAGTCGCACCCTAATGCCTGCGTGATTCCCGGCTGGGCCATCAGCGCCATTGCTGTGGCTGAGAAAGGCGCACTGCCTTCGTATACCCACGGCTATTACGGCCGCAGCAACCGCTTTTATAAAGAGTGGGATGCCATCGCCCGCGACCGCGATACTTTTACCCAGTGGCTTGATGACAACGTGTTTAACGTAGGAGACCAAGCCTGA
- a CDS encoding adenylosuccinate lyase family protein produces MSQHALDACNDDAMVRAMLAFELALADVQEASGAVPGGISQQMREQLERASVNVAEIAEGIASGGNVAIPFVKQSRALLADDIKRYWHQGATSQDVVDSALMLLLKPRLTALDDLLLRCRSAATALMDTHIDTPMVGRTLMQQALPITFGVKVAHWAIGLEQARRRLSAVELPVQFGGAVGVHSGWDDFGLEWMDALAERLGLAVPVLPWHTDRYPIHDLGTALDAVAGAAEKIALDVSLLTQTEVGEVAEPSAPGMGESSSMPHKRNPVRSALIRGAARQVHGHTSVLINAAAQPLERGLGEWHAEWAPLMESALLVEGALEQVAVLLEGLEVYPDNMSRNLMATGGGIMAEPVARLLAPKLGLDKAKAVSAAAAEISLRESRPYTEVLTEVLAEYPDAQGIIDDDALHTACDPALYLGSSFAQVTRAKKWLIKN; encoded by the coding sequence ATGAGTCAGCACGCTTTAGACGCGTGCAACGATGACGCCATGGTGCGTGCTATGCTGGCCTTTGAACTGGCCCTGGCCGACGTTCAGGAAGCCAGCGGAGCAGTGCCTGGTGGCATTAGCCAGCAAATGCGTGAGCAGCTTGAGCGCGCCAGCGTTAATGTCGCTGAGATCGCCGAGGGCATCGCCAGCGGTGGCAATGTGGCGATACCCTTCGTTAAGCAGAGCCGTGCACTGCTCGCCGATGATATCAAGCGCTACTGGCACCAGGGCGCGACCAGCCAGGACGTGGTCGATTCCGCCCTCATGCTGCTACTTAAGCCACGCTTAACAGCACTAGACGATCTGCTATTGCGCTGCCGCTCGGCGGCGACGGCGCTGATGGATACTCATATTGACACGCCCATGGTGGGGCGCACTCTGATGCAACAGGCGCTGCCGATTACCTTTGGGGTGAAGGTGGCTCACTGGGCCATAGGCCTTGAGCAAGCGCGCCGCCGTTTAAGCGCTGTTGAGCTACCCGTGCAGTTTGGTGGTGCGGTAGGCGTGCACTCAGGCTGGGATGACTTTGGGCTTGAGTGGATGGATGCGTTAGCCGAGCGGTTAGGCTTGGCGGTGCCGGTGCTGCCCTGGCATACCGACCGCTACCCTATTCACGACCTGGGTACGGCGTTGGATGCAGTCGCTGGGGCGGCTGAAAAAATTGCCCTGGACGTATCGCTGCTGACACAAACCGAAGTCGGTGAAGTGGCAGAACCTTCGGCGCCTGGGATGGGGGAGTCGTCCTCTATGCCTCATAAACGTAACCCAGTGCGCAGCGCGCTCATTCGCGGCGCAGCGCGGCAAGTCCATGGCCATACTAGTGTACTGATTAACGCTGCCGCCCAGCCCCTTGAGCGCGGTTTGGGCGAATGGCATGCGGAGTGGGCACCACTAATGGAGAGTGCGCTGTTGGTGGAAGGTGCGTTAGAGCAAGTCGCCGTGCTGCTGGAAGGGCTTGAGGTCTACCCCGACAACATGTCGCGCAATCTGATGGCTACTGGCGGCGGCATTATGGCTGAACCTGTGGCGCGATTACTTGCACCCAAACTAGGCCTGGATAAGGCGAAAGCCGTTAGCGCGGCGGCGGCGGAAATATCATTGCGTGAGTCGCGGCCCTATACCGAGGTACTGACAGAAGTACTCGCTGAATATCCTGATGCACAAGGCATTATTGATGACGATGCGCTGCACACAGCTTGCGACCCTGCTTTATACCTTGGTAGCAGCTTTGCCCAGGTTACGCGTGCTAAAAAATGGCTAATAAAAAATTAA
- a CDS encoding TetR/AcrR family transcriptional regulator: MTVPSTKASPPAARRQRKNDPESVRADILAVATREFSEKGLSGARIDEIAEKTRASKRMIYYYFNDKETLYLHTLEASYQKVRLQETELDLDHLAPLEALSRLVRFTFCHHAKNPDFIRLVMIENIHHGRFLAQSELIQSLNAGVIDVLTNVYSRGVEEGCFREGLDPRELHWLISALSFFNVSNQHTFSQIFDWHQTAPENQQKLEEHVTDMVLRYVRADETPS, encoded by the coding sequence ATGACAGTCCCTTCGACCAAGGCCAGTCCTCCCGCTGCGCGGCGGCAGCGTAAAAATGACCCCGAGTCCGTACGCGCCGATATTTTGGCGGTAGCCACCCGCGAATTCTCAGAAAAAGGCCTCTCTGGGGCACGGATCGATGAGATCGCCGAAAAAACCCGCGCCTCCAAGCGGATGATTTACTACTACTTTAATGATAAAGAAACGCTCTACCTGCATACATTAGAAGCCTCTTATCAAAAGGTACGCTTACAAGAGACCGAGCTTGATCTTGATCACTTAGCCCCGTTAGAAGCGCTTAGTCGACTGGTGAGGTTTACCTTCTGCCATCACGCTAAAAACCCTGACTTCATTCGTCTTGTGATGATCGAAAATATTCATCATGGCCGGTTTTTGGCGCAGTCAGAGCTGATTCAATCGCTGAATGCCGGAGTGATTGACGTACTCACCAACGTCTATAGCCGCGGCGTAGAGGAGGGGTGTTTTCGCGAAGGCCTGGATCCTCGGGAGCTGCACTGGCTGATTAGCGCGCTGTCATTTTTCAATGTCTCAAATCAGCACACCTTTTCGCAGATTTTTGATTGGCACCAAACCGCACCGGAGAATCAGCAAAAATTAGAGGAGCACGTTACCGATATGGTGCTGCGTTACGTACGCGCTGACGAGACACCGTCTTAA
- a CDS encoding DctP family TRAP transporter solute-binding subunit, which produces MSLTPLLTLKQLPLKRALTTALATATLVAAASASAQTLRFAHVDPDEWTTSKKGAAGQVFKNLVEAETDLTVELYPAASLGGETELLEGAQDGTISIAMVSGAYANFCPAVAVTDIPYTFPSAPVAWQVMDGEFGTALAEHCLQQTGLRTLAYGETGFRHFTNSVRTINSPEDMQGLKFRVQTIPLYQELVRALGGEPQGIAWGEVPTALATGVVDGQENPISVIYGNNFYEFQDYLTLDRHVYGVDHLLINDEIFQSLTEEEQAAVKRAAVVAGNTGRVIQQFNSAEGIAKLEAEGMEITQPNAEQMEAFREAAQPPVQAYLRDELGDDAEWIDRLSSAVEAASERF; this is translated from the coding sequence ATGTCTCTGACCCCACTGTTAACGTTGAAACAACTGCCTTTGAAACGCGCGCTGACGACGGCACTCGCTACGGCTACGCTCGTTGCCGCAGCGAGTGCCTCTGCCCAGACGCTGCGTTTTGCCCACGTTGACCCCGATGAATGGACCACCTCGAAAAAAGGTGCCGCCGGTCAGGTATTTAAAAACCTGGTAGAGGCCGAAACTGATCTCACTGTGGAGCTCTATCCAGCCGCTTCGCTAGGCGGTGAAACTGAGCTTCTGGAAGGTGCGCAGGATGGCACCATCAGCATCGCGATGGTGTCCGGTGCCTACGCCAACTTCTGTCCGGCGGTCGCTGTAACCGATATCCCTTACACCTTCCCGTCAGCACCCGTGGCATGGCAAGTAATGGACGGCGAATTCGGCACCGCACTCGCCGAGCACTGTTTGCAACAGACCGGGCTGCGCACGTTGGCTTACGGCGAGACAGGCTTTCGCCACTTCACTAACTCCGTGCGCACCATCAACTCACCGGAAGATATGCAGGGCCTGAAATTCCGCGTGCAGACCATTCCGCTCTACCAGGAACTGGTGCGTGCGTTGGGTGGCGAGCCGCAGGGCATCGCCTGGGGCGAAGTGCCCACGGCGCTTGCCACCGGCGTCGTCGATGGCCAGGAGAATCCCATCTCGGTGATCTATGGCAATAACTTCTACGAGTTTCAGGATTATTTGACTCTGGATCGTCACGTCTACGGCGTCGATCACCTGCTGATTAACGATGAGATATTCCAGTCGCTGACCGAGGAAGAGCAAGCCGCTGTAAAACGCGCCGCTGTGGTCGCGGGTAACACCGGCCGTGTCATTCAGCAGTTCAACTCGGCGGAAGGTATCGCCAAGCTAGAAGCGGAAGGCATGGAAATCACCCAGCCCAATGCCGAGCAGATGGAAGCCTTCCGCGAAGCAGCGCAGCCACCGGTTCAAGCATATCTGCGCGACGAGCTTGGCGACGATGCCGAGTGGATTGATCGTTTATCGTCTGCGGTGGAAGCGGCGTCCGAACGCTTCTAA
- a CDS encoding TRAP transporter small permease: MSHLLARIHRGLILFNGSLAGLAMTLMFLLVAGNAFARYTYGGSISWGEDAAIYLMIYGLMFGMSWAYLQDKHIGFDLIRRLLPPRWVRWQAVAIDLAVLAIGIGLMVSAVEFIASRGGRTSSSTGMPMWLFQTSMLLGGALLSLSAAVMAGLRLTEHVDEEIAS, encoded by the coding sequence ATGTCTCATCTTCTTGCCCGCATACACCGCGGCCTGATCCTGTTCAATGGCAGTTTGGCCGGGCTTGCCATGACGTTGATGTTTCTACTGGTCGCAGGCAATGCCTTTGCGCGCTACACCTATGGCGGCTCTATTAGCTGGGGAGAAGACGCCGCCATCTATCTGATGATTTACGGCCTGATGTTTGGCATGTCCTGGGCGTACTTACAGGACAAGCACATCGGCTTTGATCTTATTCGTCGCCTGCTGCCACCGCGCTGGGTGCGCTGGCAGGCGGTTGCTATCGACCTAGCGGTACTTGCGATCGGCATTGGCCTGATGGTTTCAGCGGTTGAATTCATCGCTTCACGCGGCGGGCGTACTTCATCGAGTACAGGCATGCCTATGTGGCTGTTTCAAACGTCCATGTTACTGGGCGGCGCGCTGCTTAGCCTATCGGCAGCCGTGATGGCGGGACTGCGTTTAACCGAGCACGTCGATGAGGAGATCGCCTCATGA